TCTCGGTTCCGGTCTCGGTTCCGGTTCCGTTCCCGGTTCCATCCCGTTCTCTTCCCTCAGCCCCGCGGTCCCCGCAGCAAGGCGCTGTCCGACCGCGCGGTGCTGAACTGCCAGTACAGCATGGCGACATTCAGCACCGCCGAGAGGAAGCGGCGGCCGCACGGAGACCGGAAATCAATGGAGATGGCGCTGCACCTCAAACAGACCTTCGAGGCCGCCATCATCACCGAGCTGTACCCCAGGTCACAGATAGACATATACGTGCAGGTGGGGGcatgggggatgggggggtggggggagaggatGAGGGATGGAGGCAGGAGAGTGGTGGCGAGATAGGGAAGATTgagggggagatggggggtgaggggaggagatgggggagatggagagagggggagatggggggaggaggagatggggaggggaggaggggggcagGAAGAGTAAAGATGGGGGGAGATTGGGGGGGGGAGAATGGAGGGAGAGAGAGTGAGGAGATGGGGGGAGATggatggggggaatggggggacAGGAGATGGGGCTGAGGAATGGAGAGTGGGGAGAAAGAGTAGATGTGGGAGATGAGGGGGGAAGatggaggggagaggaggagaagatgggggggggagggagggggtcAGGAGGAGATGGGGGTAGATGGGGAGAGATGAGAGGAGATGAGGGGGAGAGGtgaggggagatgggggggtGATGGGAGGGGGAGGCAGATGGGGGAGAtggaaaggggaggaggagatggggggggTGAGGAGATGGGGGGGAGAGGAGAtagggaagggaggaggaggagatgggggagatggagggggagagatggagggagaggagatgggggggagatggagggggaatggggggaggaggagatgggTGAGGAGATATGGGGGTGAGGAAAtgggggggagatggaggggtAGGAGGGAGAGGCGGAGGAATGGGGGCAGTGGATGGGGGGGATTGAGGGTGGAGGGCGAGGCATTGACATAGCGGAGGGAGAGGATGGGGACGATGAGAGGAGAGAGGGGGAGGAGATGGGGGGgacgggaggaggaggagacgattggaggggaaaggagaaatagctgggggggaggagaaggatNNNNNNNNNNNNNNNNNNNNNNNNNNNNNNNNNNNNNNNNNNNNNNNNNNNNNNNNNNNNNNNNNNNNNNNNNNNNNNNNNNNNNNNNNNNNNNNNNNNNNNNNNNNNNNNNNNNNNNNNNNNNNNNNNNNNNNNNNNNNNNNNNNNNNNNNNNNNNNNNNNNNNNNNNNNNNNNNNNNNNNNNNNNNNNNNNNNNNNNNNNNNNNNNNNNNNNNNNNNNNNNNNNNNNNNNNNNNNNNNNNNNNNNNNNNNNNNNNNNNNNNNNNNNNNNNNNNNNNNNNNNNNNNNNNNNNNNNNNNNNNNNNNNNNNNNNNNNNNNNNNNNNNNNNNNNNNNNNNNNNNNNNNNNNNNNNNNNNNNNNNNNNNNNNNNNNNNNNNNNNNNNNNNNNNNNNNNNNNNNNNNNNNNNNNNNNNNNNNNNNNNNNNNNNNNNNNNNNNNNNNNNNNNNNNNNNNNNNNNNNNNNNNNNNNNNNNNNNGTCGTAGATAATTACTGATCATGTGGTCGAGAGATAGAGATGTatggggaggatggggggcTGTGGGCGTAGGTGTAGGATATATGGGAGGGGTAAGAGTGGATATATATAGGAAGAGGTCGAGGTGGTAGAGGAGGGGGAATGGATGTATAGGATTGTGGTGTGTACGGAGCTAGAGAAGGATTGAATAATATAAGGAGTTGAGACGAGAGCATGATGAGAGGAGGCGAGAGGTATTAGCGTATGTCTATAGTGGTAATAGATTAGAGATGAGAAGGATGAGATGAGTTGGGGAGATGTTACAGGTGGCGATTTTGGGGGCGGGAGCTTCATTCCTTACAGGGAACCTCCTTTCTGGGCTTCATCCATCCACGGTTAACCACCCaaccccatctccccccatctcccccaaATCTCCCCCGCATTCAGCATCCCTTCAGGCGGATGGCAGCAATTACTGCGCCTGCGTGAACGCCGCCACGTTGGCAGTGATGGACGCCGGCATCGCGCTGCGAGACTTCGTCTGCGCCGGCTCGGCGGGTTTGGCAGAGGACGCGGCGTTGGCCGACCTGAGTTACATAGAGGAGGCGGCCGGGGGCCCGCAGGCGGCGCTGGCGTTACTGCCGGGCTCTGGAGCCATGGCCTTGGTGCAGATGGACGCGCGGCTGCACCATGAAAGGCTGGAGGCCGTGATGGACGCCGCCGCCGCTGCGTGCCGCGCCGTGCACGCCGTGCTGGAGGAGGCGCTGAGGGAGAGGACCAGGGAGGTGACGGCGCTGCTGGGGGACTGAGGGGAATaaaggagggggagaagggggagagggTCCTGGAAGTTTATTGGAGTACGGGGTGCgtgtgttgggttgggttggaagggtcttgAAAGGTCgcagagccatgggatggttgggttgggttgggttgggatggaagAGTCATGAATGATCatagagccatgggatggttgggttgggttgggttgggttgggatggaagggtcctgaaaggacacagaaccatgggatggttgggttgggttgggttggaacGGAAGGGTCCTGAAAGGCCAaagaaccatgggatggttgggttggtttgggttggtttgggttgggttgggttggaagggtcctggaaggcCATAGAGTgatgggatggttgggttgggttgagttgggttggaaTGGAATGGTCCTGAAAGGCCAaagaaccatgggatggttgggttgggttgggttgggttggaagggtcttgAAAGGgcacagagccatgggatggttgggttgagttgggatggaagggtcctgaaaggccacagagccatgggatggttgggttgtgttgcgttgtgttggaagggtcctgaaagGCCAAAGAACCATGAGatggttgtgttgtgttgtgttgtgttgtaaTGGTTCTGAATGGTCACAGAACCATGGGGtggttgagttgggttgggttgagttgggtttggatggaagggtcctgaaaggtcatagaaccataggTCATCCGCAGCATAGCGATCCGGTTGGGTTTGGGCATGGGTTGGACAGGGTCCTGTAATTGTCACATAGAGAGATGTGCGGAGGAGGCGCTGATCCGGAGAGGACCAGGGAGGTGACGGCGCTGCTGGAGACTGAGGGAATAaagaggggggaagggggagcaGGGTCCTTCAAGGTCATTGGAATggtcacagagccatgggatggttgggttgggttgggtttggatggaagggtcctgaaaggacacagagccatgggatggttgggttgggttgggttgagttggtTTGGGATGGAAGAGTCCTCAATGATCATAGAGCATgagatggttgggttgggttgggatggttggaaaggtcctgaaAGGCCACAGAGCCATGGGAcggtttgtgtttgtgtttgttgttggaAGGGTTTGAATGGTCCACGAAACCATGGGTGGGTTTGGAGGTTGGGTTGGTCGAGTGGGATTTGGATGGAAGGGTCTGAAAGGTCATAGAACAtgatggttgggttgggatgggttggaagggtccgTAAGTCAATCGAAGAACCAGTGCTGGAGGAGGCGCTGAGGGATGGTCGGAGGAGCAGCGGGGTGACGGCGCTGCTGGGGGACTGAGGGGAATAcaggagggggagaagggggagagCGGTCTGGACGTTTACTTGGCGTACGGGTGCGTGTGTTGAAGTTGGGCTTGGAAGGGTCTTGAAAAGGTGCAGGCCCATGGGATGGTTGGgcttgggttgggttgggatggaagAAGTCACGAACAAGGGCACAGAGCCATCGGGAATGcgttgggttgtgttgggttgggttggaagggtcctgaaGCGTCAAAGAACATGGcaatggttgggttgggtgaGGATGGGTTGGAAGGTCGAAAGGATCACAAAGTGTGCAGTGGCTAGGAGGAAGGCGTTGAGCGGAGAGGACCAGGGaggtggggctgctggggggccTGAGGGGAATAAAGGAGGGGAGCACAGGGGGAGAGGGTCTGGAAGTTTAATCTGGATAACGGTGCCATGTGTTGGGTTGGGCTTGGAAAGTGGTCTTGAAAGGTGCAGAGCCCTGGGATCGGTTGGGTTTGGATTGATCTGGGTTCGGCAGCGGACAGCGGTCTGAAAGGCAAAgaccatgggatggttgggtaCTTGGGTTGCGGTTGGGTTGGGCTGAAGGCGTTCATGAAAGGCCAAAGACACATgggaatggttgggttgggttgggctGGAATGGAAGGGTCCTTGGAAGCCAAACGACCATcgggatggtttgggttggttgggttgagCTTgggcttgagttggaaggcgTCTTGGAAGGCACATGAGCCtgggatggtttgggttggcGTTTGGGTTGGAACTGGTCCTGAAAGGCCAACATAGCCATGGGATGGTTGAGGTTGTTGCTTGCgtttgtgttggaagggctCTGAAGGCCAAGACCAGAGAATGGTTGTGTTcagtgttgtgttgtgttggtgttgtgtgtgttgtaaTGGTTCTGAATGGTCCCCACAGAGCATGGGTGGTTGAAGTTGCGGCTTGCGGTTGGGTTGTGCATGGAAGGGTCTGAAGGTCAAAGAACCCATAGGAggttggttgggttggtttggacagggctctgaaaGGTTACAAgatctgcagtgctggcaggaggCGCTGAGGGAGAGGCCAGGGAGGTTGACAGGCGCTGCTGGGGATGAGGGGAATaaaggagggggagaagggggagggtTGAGTTTATTGGAGTACGGGGTGATGCGTCGTGTTGCGGTTTGGGTTGAGGGTCTTGAAACGGTGAGAgcatgggatggttgggttgggttgggttggaaggtccATGACCAGGAACAGAGCCAGGGATCGGTTTGGGCTTGGGTGGGTTGGAAGGTCCTGAAGGCAAAGACCACATGAGATAGTTGGtgcctgtgtttgtgtttggGTTCGTGTGTGTTTGttggttgtgttgttttggaAGGGTTTGATGCGTCACAGAGCCATGGGTGGTTGAATTGGGTTGGGGTTTGGGTGGAAGGGTCTGAAAGGCCCAGGGCCATCGGATGGTTCTGGGTTGGAGGTCCCTAGAAGGCTACAGACGCTGGGATAGTTGGGCTTGGGTGGAAGGTCCCGAAAAGGTACAGAGCAGGATGGTtgggcttgggttggaagggtcccgAACAGGTCATAGAGCCATGAgatggttgggtttgggttggaagggtccccGAAACGGTCACAGAGCCATGGA
The Coturnix japonica isolate 7356 unplaced genomic scaffold, Coturnix japonica 2.1 chrUnrandom690, whole genome shotgun sequence genome window above contains:
- the EXOSC4 gene encoding exosome complex component RRP41, whose amino-acid sequence is MAALELLSDEGYRADGRRAAELRKVRARMGVFAQADGSAYIEQGNTKALAVVYGPHEPRGPRSKALSDRAVLNCQYSMATFSTAERKRRPHGDRKSMEMALHLKQTFEAAIITELYPRSQIDIYVQVLQADGSNYCACVNAATLAVMDAGIALRDFVCAGSAGLAEDAALADLSYIEEAAGGPQAALALLPGSGAMALVQMDARLHHERLEAVMDAAAAACRAVHAVLEEALRERTREVTALLGD